In Pseudomonas sp. ADAK2, the genomic window TATCAAGGAACTGAAGAACTGGCGGTTCTCGGCGTTGCTGGGGCTCAACACGCTGTTCGTGGCGCTGATGGATCACCCGGACTTCAAGACCCTGGACTTCTCCAGCCTCAAGCTCACCAACTCCGGCGGCACCGCGCTGGTCAAGGCCACCGCCGAGCGTTGGGAACAGCTCACCGGTTGCCGGATCACCGAAGGCTACGGCCTGACCGAAACTTCGCCGGTGGCCTGCACCAACCCGTACGGTGAAAAATCGCGGATCGGCACGGTCGGCCTGCCGGTGCCGGGGACCACGCTCAAGGTCATCAATGACGAAGGCGTCGAACAGCCGCTGGGCGAGCGTGGCGAGTTGTGCATCAAGGGCCCGCAGATCATGAAGGGCTACTGGCAGAAACCCGAAGCCACCGCCGAAGTGCTGGATGCCGAGGGCTGGTTCAAGTCCGGTGATATCGCGGTGATCGACCCGGACGGTTTTGTACGCATCGTCGATCGCAAGAAAGACATGATCATCGTCTCGGGTTTCAACGTGTACCCGAACGAAATCGAAGACGTGGTCATGGCCCACCCGAAAGTGGCCAACTGCGCGGTGATCGGCGTGCCGGACGAGCGTTCGGGGGAGGCGGTGAAGCTGTTTGTGGTGGCCCGTGAGTCGGGGGTCAGCCTTGAAGAGTTGAAGGCGTACTGCAAGGAAAACTTCACCGCGTACAAAGTGCCCAAGCACATTGTGTTGCGTGAGTCGTTGCCGATGACGCCGGTGGGCAAGATTCTGCGGCGGGAGTTGCGGGATATCGCATAAGCGTTGAATGGCCGCGCTTCGCGCGTTCGCGGGCAAGCCTCGCGCCTACAGGTTCACCGTCATTCACATTGACGCGATGCCCGTAGGAGCGAGGCTTGCCCGCGAAGCTTTTAAGGGCTGAAAAGCCCAATTTAAAGGGCTTTCAAGGTTGTATAGAATTTTTGCTCTAAAATGACTGCCGGCTATTCTTGAGTCATGAAAGTGACTGTAGAGGCCGCTTTTGGCTCTAGTCGGCCCTTGGCAAAGCTGCTACTCTCGGCGCGCTTTTGTGACTTCTCGGCCTATATAAAAGCCAGACTCACCAATAAAAAACACACACCAATAATAATCGCATCAAATGCGGTGATGAATTCGCGTTGCTGAGGAGTGGGCTTCCATGAACGAAGACTTTTGGAAGGATAAGTACCCTGCCGGGATTGCTGCCGACATCAATCCAGACGAGTATCCGAATATTCAGGCAGTGTTGAAGCAATCCTGCCAACGCTTCGCCGACAAACCGGCTTTCAGCAACCTGGGCAAGACAATCACCTACGGTGAACTGTACGAACTGTCCGGTGCCTTTGCCGCTTACCTGCAACAGCATACCGACTTGCAGCCCGGTGATCGAATCGCCGTGCAACTGCCTAACGTGTTGCAGTACCCGGTCGCCGTGTTCGGTGCGATCCGCGCCGGGCTGATCGTGGTCAACACCAACCCGCTGTACACCGCGCGGGAGATGGAACACCAATTCAACGACTCCGGTGCCAAAGCCCTGGTCTGCCTGGCCAACATGGCTCACTTGGCGCAGATCGTGGTGCCGAAAACCGGCGTCAAGCACGTGATCGTCACCGAAGTCGCCGACCTGCTGCCGCCGCTCAAGCGCCTGCTGATCAACAGCGTCATCAAGTACGTGAAGAAGATGGTCCCGGCGTACCACTTGCCCAAGGCCATCAAGTTCAACGAGGTACTGAGCAAGGGCCATGGCCAGCCAGTGGCTGAAGCCAACCCGGACAGCGGCGATGTCGCGGTGCTGCAATACACTGGCGGCACCACCGGCGTGGCCAAGGGCGCGATGCTGACCCACCGCAACCTGGTCGCCAACATGCTGCAGTGCAAGGCACTGATGGGTTCCAACCTCAATGAAGGTTGCGAGATCCTGATCACCCCGCTGCCGCTGTACCACATCTACGCCTTCACCTTTCATTGCATGGCGATGATGCTGATCGGCAACCACAACATCCTGATCAGCAATCCGCGCGATTTGACGGCGATGGTCAAGGAACTGTCGAAGTGGAAGTTCAGCGGTTTCGTTGGCCTGAACACCTTGTTCGTGGCCCTGTGCAACAACGAAGCCTTCCGCAAGCTGGATTTCTCGGCGCTGAAGGTCACCCTGTCCGGCGGCATGGCCCTGCAACTGGCTGCGGCCGAACGCTGGAAAGCCGTGACCAATTGCCCGATCTGCGAAGGCTACGGCATGACCGAAACCAGTCCGGTCGCCACCGTGAACCCGATCCAGCACATCCAGGTCGGCACCATCGGTATTCCGGTGCCGTCGACCCTGTGCAAAGTCATCGACGATGCCGGCGTTGAACAGCCGCTGGGCGAAATCGGCGAGTTGTGTGTGAAAGGTCCGCAAGTCATGAAGGGCTACTGGCAGCGCCAGGATGCCACCGATGAAATGCTCGACAGCGAAGGCTGGTTGAAGACCGGTGACATCGCTTTGATCCAGCCCGATGGCTACATGCGCATTGTCGATCGCAAGAAAGACATGATCCTGGTCTCCGGTTTCAACGTGTACCCGAACGAACTGGAAGACGTGCTTGCGACCCTGCCGGGCGTGCTGCAATGCGCGGCCATCGGCATCCCGGACGAGAAATCGGGCGAGGCGATCAAGATCTTCATCGTCGCCAAACCGGGCGTGACCCTGACCAAGGAACAGGTGATGGAGCACATGCGCGCCAACGTCACCGGCTACAAGGTCCCGCGTTCCGTGGAATTCCGCGATGCGCTGCCGACCACCAACGTCGGCAAGATCCTGCGCCGCGAACTGCGTGACGAAGAGCTGAAGAAACTGGGCGTGAAGAAAGTAGGCGCCTAAACAAAAGCCCCGCAGATGCGGGGCTTTTTTTGGCCTGACTGATCGTTCCCACGCTCCGCGTGGGAATGCAGCCCGGGACGCTCCGCGTCCCAGCAGCGGACGCAGAGCGTCCATTGAGGCATTCCCACGCAGAGCGTGGGAACGATCGGTCAGAGGCGAAACGGTGCGAAGTTGACGTTGGTGCCCGCCGGGCGCATGTCCTGCAGGTACGAGTCCTTGTCGGCGCTCAGTTCCAGGCTCAGGGCCGCTTTGCGCTTGCCTTCGTTGCGCACCACCAGGCCTTCGAGTTTTTCACGCAGGAACACCGTCGGCACTTTCAGGTGCAGCAGTTCGTCGGTGTCCGGGGTATGCATCAACAAGTGAACCCACTCGTACTGACCAACGGCCAGGCGTGCCACCGGGATGTCGAACCACCAGATGTTGCGGTTGCGGTTCAATTCGGTGAAATGGCAATTGTTGACGCCAAGCACAGCACCGCCGAGTTCCTGGTTTCTGCGGGCAATGGCCTGCTTTTTATCGAGTTTCATAACATTCCTACGGGATTGGATCTTCAGCGCCAAGGCCTGAATACGTTGCGCATTCTCGGGGGTTGCGGGGCAAACATAAAGCCCAACCTTTGCGCCGCGATGAAATGTCGCTGCAAAAATAAATGAAACTCCGTGCAAACGCCTCCGGTCAATCTTTGTGTAACGACTATGCCCCTTGAATTGTTCACAGGAGAAACACCATGAGCAGCACTGGCGATAAAGTTAAAGGCGTGGCAAACGAAGCAGTCGGCAACGTCAAGCAAGGCGTCGGCAAAGCCACTGACAACACCAAACTGCAAGTCGAAGGCAAAATCCAGGAGAAGAAAGGCGAAGCCCAGCAAGCCGTGGGCAAAGCCAAGGATGCCATCAAGAAAGGTGTCGACAAGGCGTGATTCGGCCTTTGAAGACGGTAAAGAAACGGCCATCCGCGGATGGCCGTTTTTGTGTCAGATGCAACGGATAAACAACGCAATTGTTTCAAAGTCGCCAAGTAGGCTACTTTGATGTAGAAAACGGCCCCTGAGTCGCCACGACTTCAACCTTTTGCGGCGAAAGGAGACGCTAATGATTTTCCCCGACATGAAAGGCCTGCCCATCCACCGCGTGATGGTGCGCACGGTCAAAGAATTCATCGACGATGAAATGTCGACCTACGCTTCGGCGCTGGCCTATCAAATGCTGTTCTCGCTGTTCCCCTTCATTCTGTTCCTGATCGCCCTCATCGGTTTCCTGCACCTGCCGGACTTCTTCTCCTGGCTGCGCCTGCAATCGGAACTGGTGCTGCCGCCCCAGGCCCTGGAGCAAGTGAACCCGGTGATCGACCAGTTGCAGCAGTCCAAGGGCGGCTTGCTCTCGATCGGTATCGTCATCGCCCTGTACACCGCCTCTTCGGGCGTGCGGCTGATGATGAGCGCGATGAACGCTGCCTACGACGTGGTCGAAGGCCGCCCGGTGTGGAAGCGCTTTCCGTTGTCGATTTTCTACACCATTGGCATCGCCGGCATGCTGCTCGCCGCCGCCGCGCTGATGGTGCTCGGGCCGCAGGTGATGGGCTGGATTGCCGCGCAGGTCGGGCTCGAAGACTTCATCGTCACGGTGTGGACCATTGCGCGTTGGCCGGTGATCGTGATCCTGATGATGATCGCGGTGGCGCTGATCTATTACGTCATGCCCGATGTCCGTCAGGAGTTTCGTTTCATCACCCCCGGCTCGGTGCTAGCGGTGGTGGTGTGGATCATCGCCTCGTTGGGTTTCGCGTTTTACGTCAAGACCTTCGCCAACTACAACGCCATGTATGGCAGTATCGGCGCGATCATCGTGCTGTTGCTGTACTTCTACATTTCCGCCGCGGTGCTATTGCTCGGCGCGGAGATGAATGCGGTGATCGAACACATGTCGACCGAAGGCAAGGACCCTGGCGAAAAGGTCCCCGGCGAGCACGACCACGAAACCAAACACCACGTATCGGGACTGGGACGGGACCACTCGCTCAAGCCGAACACTGACGAAGCCTGAACATGATCCGTGAAATCCTGAAAATGGGCGATGAACGCCTGCTGCGTATCGCGCCACCGGTGCCGGCCGAGATGTTCGACAGCCCCGAGTTGTGGCAACTGATCGACGACATGTTCCAGACCATGGAAAGCGTCGGCGGTGTTGGCCTGGCCGCGCCGCAGATCGGCGTAGACCTGCAGCTGGTGATCTTCGGCTTCGAGCACAGCGAACGCTACCCTGATGCCGAAGCCGTGCCGCAGACGATCCTGATCAATCCGCTGATCACGCCGCTTAGCCCGACCCTGGAAGAGGGCTTCGAAGGATGCCTTTCCGTGCCTGGCTTGCGTGGCGCGGTGGAGCGTTATCAGGACATTCGTTATGAAGGTTTTGACCCGAAGGGCCAGCCGATTGTGCGGATTGCCTCGGGGTTTCATGCGCGTGTGGTGCAGCATGAATGCGATCACCTGATAGGCCGGTTGTACCCGTCGCGGATCACGGATTTCACCAAGTTCGGGTTTACCGAAGTCATGTTCCCGGACCTTGATCCCAACGCGGACGATTGACCACAAGCAAAAGATCGCAGCCTTCGGCGGCGCGTAGGAGTTGCCGAAGGCTGCGATCTTTTGATCTTCGCTTTTTATTTCCCAGGCTTAACAAACCGCAACGTCATCCGGTCCGACTCGCCAATCGCTACATACTTCGCCTTGTCCTTCTCTCCCAACGTCAACGCCGGCGGCAAAGTCCAGACACCTTCCGGGTAATCCTTGGTGTCCTTCGGATTAGCATTGATCTCGCTTTTCTCCTCCAGCTTGAACCCCGCATCGGTCGCCAGTTTCACCACGTACGCGGTGGTCAGGTAGCCGCTGTGCTTGATGTCGTCCAGCGACGCTCCGTCCTTGGCCCGGTGATCCACCACGCCGAGCACGCCGCCCGGTTTCAACACCTTGAAGAACGACTCGAACATCAGCGGCGCCGTGTCGGCGAGCACCCAGTTGTGCACGTTGCGAAAGGTCAGCACCGTGTCCGCCGAACCGGGTTTACCAAGCACCGGGGCCTTGGGATCAAACTCGACCACCTGGGCCTTGGCGTATTGCGCCGGGGCAGCGGCGAATTTGGCCTTCAGCGTTTCTTCATTCTTGCGCGCATAGTCGCTGACCGTCGGCGCCTGTACGGCGGCAATGTAGGTACCGTGATCCTTGAGCAACGGTGCCAGCAGTTCGCTGTACCAACCGCTGCCGGGGGTGATTTCGATAACCGTCTGGTTCGCCCGCAAACCGAAGAATTGCAGACTCTGTTGCGGATGCCGGTAGACGTCGCGCACCACGTTTTGCGGGGCGCGCCAGGTGCCTTTGAGCACCTCGGTGTATTGCTCGCTGGAGATGGGTTTGGTGTCGGCGGCGTGCGCCAGAACAGGGGTGAGCAGGGCGGTCAGGGTCAAGGCAAGTAGGGCAGGTTTCATGGCGCATCCTGGCAGATTCGAAGTCGACCCCGAGGCTAGCACGCAGCAATCAAGGGCCGATCACACATTATCGATGGAGGACCTAACCAACGGTTCTAAGCCCATGGCGATCATCGGTTTGCTGCGGGCGTAACGGGTCAGGCGCTCGACCATGGCGTAGGGCATCTGCGGGTCGAAAGTGAAGCCGCGGCGCTCGTAGAAGCCGCGCAAATCCGGGTGGCAATACAGCCAGACCGGGCTGTCGAGACCCTTGACCGCTTCGGCGATCAACGCTGCGCCGATGCCTTGTTCACGACACGCCGGATCGACGAACAACCCCGTCAACCAATACCCGCCCGCCACCGGCCGCAAACACAAGGCCGCGACGATATCCCCGCGCCGGGCCACCCACAGTTGCGCTTCGCGCACCGCTTTCATCGGCGATTGGTGGGCGCGGTAAAACTTGTTCATCAACGGCCACAACGGTTCGTCGAGCAAGGCGTATTGGGTGTCTGGCATGGGCTTTGGCTGTCAGTTGGCAAAGTGGGCGATTATAAAAGAACGCGAACGCGGCGATAGGTGTATACCTGACTTCACATCCCGTATGAGTGGAGTACGTATCATGGCCAAAGGCATGGATTCAAAAAAAGCAGCGAAGAAAAAACCGGCAAAAACCGCCGATGAAAAGCGCGCGGACAAGAAGGCCAAGAAGGTGGATGTGTTCGGGCACTAATACCTGAGTCACCCTGTATGATCGTTCCCACGCTCCCGCGTGGGAATGCCTCTGGGGACGCTTCGCGTCCAGTGACGCGGAGCGTCACGGGCTGCATTCCCACGCAGAGCGTGGGAACGATCAATCGTTAGCGATAAATAATCTGCAAGATTTCCCCACG contains:
- the fadD1 gene encoding long-chain-fatty-acid--CoA ligase FadD1, encoding MNEDFWKDKYPAGIAADINPDEYPNIQAVLKQSCQRFADKPAFSNLGKTITYGELYELSGAFAAYLQQHTDLQPGDRIAVQLPNVLQYPVAVFGAIRAGLIVVNTNPLYTAREMEHQFNDSGAKALVCLANMAHLAQIVVPKTGVKHVIVTEVADLLPPLKRLLINSVIKYVKKMVPAYHLPKAIKFNEVLSKGHGQPVAEANPDSGDVAVLQYTGGTTGVAKGAMLTHRNLVANMLQCKALMGSNLNEGCEILITPLPLYHIYAFTFHCMAMMLIGNHNILISNPRDLTAMVKELSKWKFSGFVGLNTLFVALCNNEAFRKLDFSALKVTLSGGMALQLAAAERWKAVTNCPICEGYGMTETSPVATVNPIQHIQVGTIGIPVPSTLCKVIDDAGVEQPLGEIGELCVKGPQVMKGYWQRQDATDEMLDSEGWLKTGDIALIQPDGYMRIVDRKKDMILVSGFNVYPNELEDVLATLPGVLQCAAIGIPDEKSGEAIKIFIVAKPGVTLTKEQVMEHMRANVTGYKVPRSVEFRDALPTTNVGKILRRELRDEELKKLGVKKVGA
- a CDS encoding CsbD family protein, yielding MSSTGDKVKGVANEAVGNVKQGVGKATDNTKLQVEGKIQEKKGEAQQAVGKAKDAIKKGVDKA
- a CDS encoding YihY/virulence factor BrkB family protein; amino-acid sequence: MIFPDMKGLPIHRVMVRTVKEFIDDEMSTYASALAYQMLFSLFPFILFLIALIGFLHLPDFFSWLRLQSELVLPPQALEQVNPVIDQLQQSKGGLLSIGIVIALYTASSGVRLMMSAMNAAYDVVEGRPVWKRFPLSIFYTIGIAGMLLAAAALMVLGPQVMGWIAAQVGLEDFIVTVWTIARWPVIVILMMIAVALIYYVMPDVRQEFRFITPGSVLAVVVWIIASLGFAFYVKTFANYNAMYGSIGAIIVLLLYFYISAAVLLLGAEMNAVIEHMSTEGKDPGEKVPGEHDHETKHHVSGLGRDHSLKPNTDEA
- the def gene encoding peptide deformylase — its product is MIREILKMGDERLLRIAPPVPAEMFDSPELWQLIDDMFQTMESVGGVGLAAPQIGVDLQLVIFGFEHSERYPDAEAVPQTILINPLITPLSPTLEEGFEGCLSVPGLRGAVERYQDIRYEGFDPKGQPIVRIASGFHARVVQHECDHLIGRLYPSRITDFTKFGFTEVMFPDLDPNADD
- a CDS encoding class I SAM-dependent methyltransferase, with product MKPALLALTLTALLTPVLAHAADTKPISSEQYTEVLKGTWRAPQNVVRDVYRHPQQSLQFFGLRANQTVIEITPGSGWYSELLAPLLKDHGTYIAAVQAPTVSDYARKNEETLKAKFAAAPAQYAKAQVVEFDPKAPVLGKPGSADTVLTFRNVHNWVLADTAPLMFESFFKVLKPGGVLGVVDHRAKDGASLDDIKHSGYLTTAYVVKLATDAGFKLEEKSEINANPKDTKDYPEGVWTLPPALTLGEKDKAKYVAIGESDRMTLRFVKPGK
- a CDS encoding GNAT family N-acetyltransferase; this encodes MPDTQYALLDEPLWPLMNKFYRAHQSPMKAVREAQLWVARRGDIVAALCLRPVAGGYWLTGLFVDPACREQGIGAALIAEAVKGLDSPVWLYCHPDLRGFYERRGFTFDPQMPYAMVERLTRYARSKPMIAMGLEPLVRSSIDNV